A single window of Candidatus Wallbacteria bacterium DNA harbors:
- a CDS encoding DUF4143 domain-containing protein yields the protein MEENPGAKLENLVATHLLKLVHFLTDAEGYRTELWFLRDLDGREVDFLVTESGKPWFAVEVKVSDRKPGHMLRYFSSRISIPYSYLVVDDEDCDLNADGVRVIGLAKFLAGLV from the coding sequence ATTGAGGAAAATCCCGGTGCAAAGCTTGAAAACCTTGTGGCAACACATCTTCTGAAACTAGTCCATTTTCTGACCGATGCAGAGGGATACAGGACTGAATTATGGTTTCTGCGGGATCTGGACGGCAGGGAAGTGGATTTTCTGGTGACTGAATCAGGAAAACCGTGGTTTGCCGTGGAAGTCAAGGTGTCAGATCGGAAACCCGGCCACATGTTGCGCTACTTTTCATCCAGGATCAGTATCCCTTATTCATACCTTGTAGTTGATGATGAAGACTGCGATCTCAACGCTGACGGAGTGCGGGTGATCGGGCTTGCCAAATTTCTGGCCGGTCTGGTGTGA
- a CDS encoding ABC transporter permease — MLDYVLFSLKSLFLHKLRTFLNLSGISIGIMALVAIYSLSLATKQEIEGELSQLGGSELYYLDSKYSQKSSEDSDDYDYYYNSRVITRQELKQLAKIKEIGILSLMVHLEKDVKCGSMVQSGTIMGVSPEYLTKMTKKKLIAGRFLTGIDDCTANRCCLITQKGLKALKQNEGLLNRTVSIGGSSFTVIGIIQSEVKNSKLVQSNIELEAFIPLSTAQKMAGEDSSVPVFTLRDDISDKNAVVTRIINDLTARCSYKYDYKITSMSEVFKKVNNVMNIVTAVIGAIGALSLLVGGIGVMNIMLVSVVERTREIGIRVAVGARTRDLLFQFMIESMTVCMFGGILGILMGVLLIFGLSYVPHVPVAYSVNSIFIGLAFSAVTGLIFGIYPAFKASRLDPIECLRYE; from the coding sequence ATGCTTGATTATGTCCTGTTTTCACTGAAAAGCCTTTTTCTGCATAAATTGAGGACTTTTCTCAATCTGTCGGGCATTTCGATCGGAATCATGGCTTTAGTGGCGATTTATTCATTGTCCTTAGCCACAAAGCAGGAAATCGAAGGAGAACTTTCCCAGCTCGGTGGATCGGAACTTTACTATCTGGACTCGAAATACTCCCAGAAAAGCAGCGAGGATTCAGATGATTACGATTACTACTACAATTCCCGTGTCATAACCAGACAGGAATTGAAGCAGCTGGCGAAAATCAAAGAGATCGGTATTTTATCCCTGATGGTACATCTCGAAAAGGACGTCAAGTGCGGATCAATGGTCCAGTCAGGCACGATCATGGGAGTATCACCTGAATACCTGACAAAGATGACGAAAAAAAAGCTGATTGCCGGACGTTTCCTGACCGGAATCGACGACTGCACAGCCAACCGTTGCTGCCTGATCACGCAGAAAGGATTGAAGGCATTGAAGCAGAACGAAGGCCTTCTGAACAGGACTGTCAGTATCGGAGGTTCAAGTTTTACTGTAATAGGCATTATTCAGTCTGAGGTTAAAAACTCCAAACTTGTACAGTCCAATATCGAACTGGAAGCTTTCATTCCACTGAGTACAGCGCAGAAAATGGCAGGCGAGGACAGCTCAGTCCCTGTTTTCACGCTCCGCGACGATATTTCCGACAAGAACGCGGTTGTCACCAGGATCATCAATGACCTGACTGCCAGATGTTCCTATAAATATGATTACAAGATCACTTCCATGTCTGAAGTATTCAAAAAAGTGAACAATGTGATGAACATCGTGACTGCCGTAATCGGCGCGATCGGCGCGCTTTCGCTGCTTGTAGGAGGAATCGGGGTGATGAACATCATGCTGGTGTCTGTAGTTGAACGCACCAGGGAGATCGGGATCAGAGTGGCTGTTGGAGCCCGCACGCGTGATCTTCTTTTCCAGTTCATGATCGAATCAATGACAGTCTGCATGTTTGGCGGGATACTGGGGATCCTGATGGGAGTGCTGCTGATTTTCGGCCTTTCCTATGTTCCGCATGTGCCTGTGGCTTATTCAGTCAACTCCATTTTTATCGGACTGGCTTTTTCAGCTGTGACAGGCTTGATTTTCGGGATCTATCCGGCGTTTAAAGCATCCAGGCTTGATCCGATAGAATGTCTTAGATACGAATGA
- a CDS encoding ABC transporter ATP-binding protein: MKLIQTKNLKKVFQPSRKVSISALGGISIEIGAGEFVAVMGKSGSGKTTLMDILGCLSRPSEGEYYYREKLVSSFSANQLAAIRNREIGFVFQSFNLLSRTTALENVALPLVYAKIGRKDRQKKAHDILERVGLGERMKHLPNELSGGQKQRVAIARAMVNDPGLILADEPTGNLDTASGIEIMELFHSLHEEGKTIVLVTHELDIAAYAHRVITLKDGLVVSDVTKNQ; the protein is encoded by the coding sequence ATGAAACTGATTCAAACAAAAAACCTCAAAAAAGTTTTTCAGCCTTCCAGGAAAGTGTCGATCAGCGCCCTGGGTGGAATCAGTATTGAAATCGGAGCCGGTGAATTTGTGGCTGTGATGGGTAAGTCCGGTTCAGGCAAGACCACGCTGATGGACATTCTGGGATGCCTTTCCCGTCCGTCTGAAGGTGAGTATTATTACAGGGAAAAACTGGTAAGTTCGTTTTCCGCGAATCAGCTGGCCGCGATCCGGAACAGGGAAATCGGATTCGTGTTCCAGTCCTTTAACCTGCTGTCCAGGACCACTGCGCTGGAAAATGTGGCACTGCCGCTTGTTTATGCAAAAATCGGGCGCAAGGACCGTCAGAAGAAAGCTCATGACATTCTGGAGCGGGTGGGGCTCGGTGAACGCATGAAGCACCTTCCCAATGAATTGTCGGGCGGGCAGAAGCAGCGGGTGGCAATTGCCAGGGCCATGGTCAATGATCCGGGACTGATCCTGGCTGACGAGCCTACAGGCAACTTGGATACTGCCTCAGGCATTGAGATCATGGAATTGTTCCATTCACTGCATGAAGAGGGGAAGACAATCGTTCTCGTCACGCATGAACTGGACATCGCGGCTTATGCACACCGGGTGATCACCCTCAAGGACGGGCTGGTGGTGTCGGATGTGACTAAAAACCAATAG